Genomic segment of Sulfurovum sp. UBA12169:
ACTCGAAGCAGAAGAAGCAATTGGCTGCTTTTTTTCAGGAAAAAATTTTTTAATAATTTTTGCCTGAAAACCCATTAGTACAACGAGAACGTAAAGAAAGGTAAATACCACTAACATTCCCAGCACCATAAATTTAATGCTTTCGCCCACTATATCCATCTAAGA
This window contains:
- a CDS encoding Na+-transporting oxaloacetate decarboxylase subunit gamma, yielding MDIVGESIKFMVLGMLVVFTFLYVLVVLMGFQAKIIKKFFPEKKQPIASSASSTASGGTAEDESRRIAAIIAAVSEFRKN